One part of the Leclercia sp. LSNIH1 genome encodes these proteins:
- a CDS encoding LexA family transcriptional regulator yields MNQLTTRQSEVLDAINLYKERTGFPPTLSELAELIGCSSGNTAAGHVKSLQKKGYISVAPGAARGITVLKSEWDMDAVSIIKSLVTGEEGAREYAITWLEERGVKP; encoded by the coding sequence ATGAATCAGTTAACAACACGACAGAGCGAGGTGCTCGATGCTATCAACCTCTACAAGGAGCGTACTGGGTTTCCCCCTACGTTATCAGAGCTTGCGGAGCTGATTGGATGCTCATCCGGTAACACAGCTGCAGGTCATGTGAAGTCACTACAGAAGAAGGGCTATATCTCCGTTGCGCCAGGCGCAGCTCGTGGAATAACAGTCTTAAAGAGCGAGTGGGATATGGATGCTGTATCGATCATCAAGTCGCTTGTGACGGGGGAGGAGGGCGCCAGAGAGTATGCAATCACCTGGCTTGAAGAACGTGGAGTGAAACCATGA
- a CDS encoding lysis protein: protein MTFEWKPLILFAVMTVAGALAFWFYGIAQDERQRADTAEHSLKLAKDVISNMQQRQRDVAALDAKYTKELADAKAENDALQRKLDNGGRVLVKGKCPVSASTEASTSGVGHDATIELSDAAGRNVLGIRAGIKQDQSALRVLQEYINTQCLK, encoded by the coding sequence ATGACTTTTGAATGGAAACCTCTGATTCTGTTTGCCGTGATGACGGTAGCCGGTGCTCTCGCGTTCTGGTTCTATGGCATAGCTCAAGACGAGCGTCAGCGCGCCGACACTGCCGAACACAGCCTGAAGCTTGCGAAAGATGTGATAAGCAATATGCAACAGCGTCAGCGCGACGTTGCAGCTCTGGATGCGAAATACACAAAGGAATTAGCCGATGCAAAAGCTGAAAATGATGCTCTGCAGCGCAAGCTTGATAATGGTGGCCGGGTGCTCGTCAAAGGCAAGTGTCCTGTGTCAGCCTCAACCGAAGCCAGCACCTCCGGCGTGGGCCATGATGCCACCATCGAACTCTCTGACGCTGCTGGACGAAACGTTCTCGGTATCCGAGCCGGGATTAAGCAAGACCAGTCAGCGTTAAGGGTGCTGCAGGAATACATCAATACGCAGTGCCTGAAGTAG
- a CDS encoding DUF968 domain-containing protein, producing MRALLTPEIAPIAGVVLFRPGSELMWLFRQGRVVIETPGEQLANMPSGALPQSHQPLAEDASLMTVFENPRVIQRAGGLSVLDAWLMKRRECQWPHNDWHADDFTIMRHKPGSILLCWGCDNQLRDQSTERLAGIAHKNLVSWLLKAVSGQLGFSEDHVLTLPEFCWWLVKNGLADVIPESMAIKALRLQPELMQSVMRESDITPSLPATELLLEKAKKIVAVKVDPDTPESFMLKPKRRRWENEKYTRWVKSQQCMCCNNPADDPHHLIGHGQGGMGTKAHDLFVIPLCREHHDELHAGPVAFEAKYGDQLTLLFRFLDRALAIGVLA from the coding sequence GTGAGGGCATTACTGACACCTGAGATTGCCCCCATTGCCGGGGTCGTGCTCTTTCGCCCCGGTAGCGAACTGATGTGGCTGTTCCGTCAGGGACGCGTTGTGATAGAAACTCCCGGCGAGCAGCTGGCAAACATGCCATCAGGAGCATTACCGCAATCCCATCAGCCGCTGGCCGAGGATGCCAGTTTGATGACTGTTTTCGAAAACCCCAGGGTGATTCAGCGCGCTGGTGGCCTGTCTGTTCTTGATGCCTGGCTGATGAAAAGACGCGAATGTCAGTGGCCTCATAACGACTGGCACGCGGACGACTTCACCATCATGCGGCACAAACCCGGCAGCATTCTCCTCTGCTGGGGATGTGATAACCAGCTGCGTGATCAATCCACTGAAAGGCTGGCAGGCATTGCCCATAAAAACCTGGTATCCTGGCTGTTGAAGGCCGTAAGCGGTCAACTTGGCTTCAGTGAGGACCACGTGCTTACGCTGCCGGAGTTCTGCTGGTGGCTAGTGAAGAACGGTCTGGCAGATGTTATCCCGGAAAGCATGGCCATTAAGGCCCTGAGGCTACAGCCAGAACTTATGCAATCGGTAATGCGCGAAAGTGACATTACTCCATCGTTACCAGCGACAGAACTGCTGCTGGAGAAAGCAAAAAAGATAGTGGCGGTGAAGGTTGATCCAGATACCCCTGAATCCTTCATGCTGAAACCCAAGCGCCGCCGCTGGGAAAATGAGAAGTATACCCGTTGGGTGAAGTCGCAGCAGTGCATGTGCTGTAACAACCCGGCAGACGATCCCCACCATCTGATAGGCCACGGGCAGGGTGGAATGGGTACAAAGGCGCATGACCTGTTTGTGATACCTCTGTGCAGAGAGCATCACGACGAGTTGCACGCTGGCCCTGTGGCATTTGAAGCGAAATACGGCGACCAGTTAACGCTGCTGTTTCGGTTTTTAGATCGTGCGCTGGCAATCGGCGTATTAGCATGA
- a CDS encoding four-helix bundle copper-binding protein, which translates to MPINHAECIEACYKCAAACDYCAASCLKEEQVDMMRECIRLDMQCANICRLAAQFMTFDSEFAKSLCRVCAEVCQKCGEECGKHEAEHCQKCSEACLRCAEACRSMA; encoded by the coding sequence ATGCCAATTAACCATGCTGAATGCATCGAGGCCTGCTACAAATGCGCGGCTGCCTGTGATTATTGTGCTGCTTCATGTCTGAAAGAAGAACAAGTGGATATGATGCGTGAGTGCATAAGACTCGATATGCAGTGCGCGAATATTTGTCGGCTCGCAGCGCAATTTATGACCTTTGATAGTGAATTTGCCAAATCGCTATGCCGGGTCTGCGCAGAAGTCTGTCAGAAATGCGGTGAAGAATGTGGGAAGCACGAAGCAGAACATTGTCAGAAATGCTCTGAAGCTTGCCTTCGTTGCGCAGAAGCGTGCCGCTCGATGGCTTAA
- a CDS encoding nucleoid-associated protein — protein MTDITLNYVIVHELLKEAKKPINPANKIKFRDTILDPANHIVLKLINEINGLYGKKGNSAYYGVFKEELTERGPVPDAIESYTSTLKPTPQQFIDLTVEVMNKLADEAEKQLWASGGVIVFADYHRDGTHFFLVTMIKQKDGIKLSAKLEPELLEQLDLTKINQAARVNFDKFHYYQNSSDIDKQDLSYLSFISTTGQQAASGYFILSLGCDKGITSNKATKSLPNEVMLFFKKHDQLKKHARDFKNEVLNYLETQAKNIQPAKLSDISAMAFKHMTYVDDEVREKLSSDLISHLNSEELRIPVEFNVSRAELNKILNVKYKGDGYSFNFEKALLGTTADADICYNISNKSLTFTNLPINAIEAIELALKEKQTTGDVDEG, from the coding sequence GTGACAGATATCACATTAAATTATGTAATTGTCCATGAACTTTTAAAAGAAGCTAAGAAGCCCATCAATCCGGCAAATAAAATCAAATTTAGAGATACGATTCTTGATCCCGCTAATCATATCGTATTGAAATTGATTAATGAAATTAATGGACTGTATGGTAAGAAAGGTAATTCAGCTTATTATGGGGTGTTCAAAGAGGAACTGACTGAACGCGGTCCCGTTCCAGATGCAATAGAAAGTTACACTAGTACTTTAAAACCCACACCTCAGCAGTTCATAGATCTAACTGTTGAAGTTATGAATAAATTAGCTGACGAGGCAGAAAAACAACTATGGGCTTCAGGTGGCGTAATCGTTTTTGCTGATTATCATCGGGATGGAACTCACTTCTTCTTAGTAACAATGATTAAGCAAAAAGACGGGATAAAACTAAGCGCGAAACTGGAACCAGAACTTCTCGAACAACTGGATCTGACAAAGATTAACCAAGCAGCCAGAGTTAATTTTGATAAATTCCATTACTATCAGAATTCCAGTGATATTGATAAACAAGATCTAAGCTATTTAAGCTTTATCAGTACAACCGGACAGCAGGCAGCTTCGGGTTATTTCATCTTATCGCTTGGCTGTGATAAAGGCATTACATCCAATAAAGCCACAAAAAGCCTTCCAAATGAAGTTATGCTGTTCTTTAAGAAACATGACCAACTAAAAAAGCATGCTCGTGACTTCAAAAATGAAGTGCTAAATTATCTGGAAACTCAAGCAAAAAACATCCAACCAGCTAAGTTATCTGATATTTCTGCTATGGCATTTAAGCACATGACCTATGTAGACGACGAAGTTAGAGAAAAATTATCCTCCGACTTAATTAGTCACCTTAATAGTGAAGAGCTTCGCATCCCTGTTGAGTTCAATGTAAGTCGTGCAGAGCTTAACAAAATACTTAACGTCAAATATAAGGGAGATGGTTATAGTTTCAATTTCGAAAAAGCACTTCTTGGCACGACTGCTGATGCTGATATCTGCTATAATATTTCAAATAAATCACTAACATTTACAAATCTTCCGATTAATGCCATAGAAGCTATAGAGTTAGCATTAAAGGAAAAGCAAACAACAGGTGATGTGGATGAAGGATAA
- a CDS encoding terminase small subunit, translating into MEVNKKILSEIFGVSVRTIQNWQDQGMPVARGGGKGNEVLYNSAAVIEWYSARDTAIENEKLRKEVEDLRIASESDLQPGTIEYERHRLTRAQADAQELKNAKESAEVVETAFCTFVLSRIAGEIASIIDGVPLSVQRRFPELENRHIDFLKKDVIKAMNKAAALDEMIPGLLSEYIEQSG; encoded by the coding sequence ATGGAGGTTAACAAAAAAATCTTATCCGAGATTTTCGGCGTCAGCGTTCGCACGATTCAGAACTGGCAGGATCAGGGGATGCCGGTAGCGCGTGGAGGCGGGAAGGGAAATGAGGTGCTGTATAATTCCGCCGCCGTTATCGAATGGTATTCAGCGCGTGACACTGCGATTGAAAATGAAAAATTACGGAAGGAGGTCGAAGACCTGCGGATTGCTTCAGAGTCTGACCTTCAGCCAGGAACGATTGAATATGAGCGGCACCGTCTCACCCGAGCACAGGCTGACGCTCAGGAACTTAAAAATGCAAAAGAGTCCGCTGAGGTGGTGGAGACCGCATTCTGCACGTTCGTGCTGTCGCGGATAGCCGGAGAAATTGCCAGTATTATCGATGGAGTGCCTCTGTCGGTTCAGCGGCGCTTCCCGGAACTGGAAAACCGACATATTGATTTCCTCAAGAAGGACGTCATTAAGGCCATGAACAAAGCAGCTGCGCTGGATGAAATGATACCGGGGTTGCTGAGTGAATATATCGAACAGTCAGGCTAA
- a CDS encoding class II holin family protein, whose product MSRMSKLVTGVALGTSGGTILNGVLTKLSPDEWSAIGVLAGIAGIIVTGLINWYFKRKVANAQVKALEKYGPAVKVGDD is encoded by the coding sequence ATGTCCCGTATGAGCAAACTTGTCACCGGAGTCGCCCTCGGCACCTCAGGAGGAACCATCCTGAACGGCGTCCTCACAAAACTGAGCCCTGACGAATGGAGCGCCATCGGCGTACTGGCTGGTATTGCCGGGATCATCGTTACAGGGCTCATTAACTGGTACTTCAAACGTAAAGTCGCCAATGCGCAGGTAAAGGCGCTTGAGAAGTACGGTCCAGCAGTCAAAGTCGGAGATGATTAA
- a CDS encoding lysozyme, giving the protein MPMPSSLRNKLIAAAGGGAMLIASLFLGGQDGVEGRKYEAYKDVAGVWTVCDGHTGRDIVRGKKYTDRECDQLLWKDLQPAKSTVDNLVKVQLGEYQRAALYSFVFNVGSDAFSKSTLLRKLNKGDHDGACDEMRRWVYAGGMKWKGLQNRREMERSMCLAESSNDF; this is encoded by the coding sequence ATGCCAATGCCCAGTAGCCTGCGTAACAAACTCATCGCCGCTGCTGGTGGCGGTGCAATGCTGATCGCCTCGCTGTTTCTCGGTGGGCAGGATGGTGTCGAAGGGCGGAAGTATGAAGCCTATAAAGACGTCGCCGGGGTGTGGACTGTCTGCGACGGCCATACAGGTCGGGATATCGTGAGAGGCAAGAAGTATACCGATCGCGAATGTGACCAGCTGCTATGGAAAGACCTCCAGCCAGCCAAGAGTACGGTAGACAATCTGGTCAAGGTACAGCTGGGCGAATATCAGCGCGCCGCCCTTTACAGCTTTGTCTTTAACGTTGGTTCTGATGCGTTCTCGAAGTCCACGCTACTGCGCAAGCTGAATAAAGGTGATCATGACGGAGCGTGCGACGAAATGCGGCGTTGGGTTTACGCTGGTGGCATGAAATGGAAAGGCCTTCAGAACCGGCGAGAGATGGAACGATCGATGTGCCTGGCGGAGAGCAGCAATGACTTTTGA
- a CDS encoding GnsA/GnsB family addiction module toxin produces MKIEALTQKAEEDIAALIAKKISELRKKTGKEISEIQFVARETMTGLEGYDIKIKLI; encoded by the coding sequence ATGAAAATTGAAGCTCTGACGCAAAAGGCTGAGGAAGACATTGCCGCTCTGATAGCCAAAAAAATTTCAGAACTAAGAAAAAAAACCGGAAAAGAAATTTCTGAAATTCAATTTGTTGCTCGCGAAACGATGACAGGCCTTGAAGGTTATGACATAAAAATTAAACTAATTTAA
- a CDS encoding antiterminator Q family protein — translation MRDMYEVMDLWGAWASSDNSGVDWQPIAAGFKGLLPHGKKSRLQCDDDEGIMIDGCVARLRKYKPDEYELIIAHFVIGISLRAIARKRKCSDGTIRKEMQTALGFIEGVRSLIP, via the coding sequence ATGCGCGATATGTATGAAGTTATGGATCTCTGGGGAGCTTGGGCATCTTCAGACAATAGCGGCGTTGACTGGCAACCCATTGCGGCAGGCTTCAAAGGTCTATTGCCTCATGGTAAGAAATCACGTCTTCAATGTGATGACGATGAGGGAATCATGATTGACGGTTGCGTGGCACGTTTGCGCAAATATAAGCCTGATGAGTATGAACTGATTATTGCTCATTTTGTAATCGGGATTTCTCTTCGAGCAATTGCAAGAAAACGTAAGTGTTCAGATGGAACTATAAGGAAGGAAATGCAAACCGCGTTAGGTTTTATAGAAGGAGTGCGTTCACTCATTCCGTAG
- a CDS encoding RusA family crossover junction endodeoxyribonuclease yields the protein MKLTLPFPPSVNTYWRAPNSGPLKGRHLISAQGRAYQSAACVAIVEQLRRLPKPSSAPAAVEILLFPPDARRRDIDNYNKALFDALIHAGVWEDDSQVKRMLVEWGPQVPGGKVEISISSHELKTELRP from the coding sequence ATGAAATTAACCCTGCCTTTCCCGCCGAGCGTAAATACTTACTGGCGCGCGCCAAACAGCGGCCCGCTTAAAGGTCGCCATCTTATCAGTGCACAGGGCAGGGCGTATCAGAGCGCAGCGTGTGTGGCTATTGTTGAGCAGCTTCGACGACTGCCAAAGCCCTCATCCGCCCCGGCCGCAGTTGAGATCCTTCTTTTCCCACCAGATGCGCGCCGCCGTGACATCGACAATTACAACAAAGCGTTGTTCGATGCGCTAATTCATGCCGGTGTTTGGGAAGACGATAGCCAGGTTAAACGCATGCTGGTGGAGTGGGGACCGCAGGTGCCGGGTGGAAAGGTTGAGATATCTATCTCCAGTCATGAGCTTAAGACGGAGTTGAGACCGTGA
- a CDS encoding MT-A70 family methyltransferase: protein MKYSLIYADPAWEYGNTISNGAATNHYGTMKLIDMKRLPVWDLAAEDAVLAMWFTGTHTREAIELAEAWGFKVRTMKGFTWVKFNPLAEQHINKALASGNVEDFYDFLDLLNGQTKMNGGNYTRANTEDLLIATRGKGLERLSASVKQVIYSPLGEHSAKPEEARLRLERLYGDVPRIELFSRCGAPGWHHWGNQAERSAVQLVPGVVMNSGYAKGDVV from the coding sequence ATGAAATACTCACTGATTTATGCCGATCCAGCCTGGGAGTACGGGAATACCATCAGCAACGGCGCTGCCACTAACCACTACGGGACCATGAAGCTTATCGACATGAAGCGCCTGCCTGTCTGGGATCTGGCTGCTGAGGATGCTGTTCTGGCTATGTGGTTCACCGGCACCCATACCCGCGAGGCCATCGAACTGGCTGAGGCGTGGGGATTTAAGGTCCGAACCATGAAGGGATTCACTTGGGTGAAGTTCAACCCTCTTGCAGAACAGCACATCAATAAAGCGCTGGCATCCGGCAATGTTGAGGACTTTTACGACTTCCTCGATTTGCTGAACGGTCAGACGAAGATGAACGGCGGCAACTACACCCGAGCCAACACCGAAGATCTTCTCATCGCCACCCGTGGTAAGGGGCTGGAAAGGCTGAGCGCCAGCGTGAAGCAGGTTATCTACAGCCCACTGGGTGAGCATAGCGCGAAACCGGAGGAGGCCCGCCTGCGTCTGGAGAGGCTTTACGGTGACGTTCCACGCATTGAACTGTTCAGTCGTTGCGGCGCACCTGGCTGGCATCACTGGGGTAATCAGGCCGAACGATCAGCGGTTCAGCTGGTTCCAGGAGTTGTGATGAATAGCGGCTATGCCAAAGGGGATGTTGTATGA